A DNA window from Brassica napus cultivar Da-Ae chromosome C1, Da-Ae, whole genome shotgun sequence contains the following coding sequences:
- the LOC106374119 gene encoding uncharacterized protein LOC106374119, with the protein MVKSEKKATVERKKRKASRPAANISNLRASVEKKKGFAELRDDLFREAAKLVAEDPSQRIAILIKPPASESSVAMQSFGYPSAEGVVRQFLKDSAPHVPLPEDDAEKDEGEDEDWSKYYWWEDDKLLNSKDPVEIMAAMEEMKKLQKQLEHFVPRETGQGSGTQDDGSKP; encoded by the coding sequence CAGAGAAGAAAGCCACGGTAgagcggaagaagaggaaagCATCGCGACCCGCCGCTAATATCTCAAATTTACGCGCCAGtgtcgagaagaagaaaggttTCGCGGAGCTGCGCGACGATCTATTCCGCGAAGCAGCGAAACTCGTCGCGGAAGATCCCTCCCAGAGAATCGCGATCCTCATCAAACCTCCCGCCTCCGAATCGAGCGTCGCTATGCAATCGTTCGGGTATCCGTCTGCGGAAGGAGTGGTTCGACAGTTCCTCAAGGATTCTGCTCCTCATGTTCCTTTACCAGAGGACGACGCTGAGAAGGACGAAGGAGAGGACGAGGATTGGTCTAAGTATTACTGGTGGGAAGATGACAAGCTGCTTAATTCGAAGGATCCGGTGGAGATTATGGCGGcgatggaggagatgaagaaacttcaaaagcAACTCGAGCATTTTGTTCCACGTGAAACAGGTCAAGGCTCTGGGACTCAGGACGATGgatcaaaaccctaa